A stretch of Oreochromis aureus strain Israel breed Guangdong linkage group 11, ZZ_aureus, whole genome shotgun sequence DNA encodes these proteins:
- the LOC116330293 gene encoding zinc finger protein 429-like, with translation MDSEILNIEEIVMGRGLPDPPPEAPPEKPAEPYKPITLNGPPAPSVHSYQHENLQCFQCFITFCSAKAKERHMKKSHREEYKQQLQQGNTLFTCYVCDRTFLSSEELTQHQPTHSKDDKPFKCVHCKESFKTFSELTSHRRQVCPEKQMVCKDCNETFRSAGLLRAHRLTQHPRPDVETTEQPEDSTKTHRCKKCGQGFEAESELIAHQEKYPEGQQCNGSASSVKKRGRPAKAEDPAGAEKKGKRKKKEEADIPEETVKAGSTSDVTATPAEEKGKAGGAKRGRPSKVTAKSETEDKTPEDESQASAKEKKPKAEPTPPRQHPCPECDLTFPGLIQLRAHKKEKHAPRKAHPCEECEESFARPEQLDAHMSRAHAVGRFACPTCGKSFGRERTLKAHQKSHPEEKPENTSGKR, from the exons ATGGACTCGGAGATCTTGAACATAGAGGAGATCGTGATGGGACGGGGCTTGCCAGATCCACCACCTGAGGCTCCCCCGGAAAAGCCGGCAGAACCCTACAAACCCATCACTCTGAATGGACCTCCGGCTCCCTCGGTTCATTCCT ACCAGCATGAAAACCTGCAGTGCTTCCAGTGCTTCATCACATTCTGCAGTGCAAAAGCCAAGGAGAGACATATGAAGAAGAGCCACCGGGAGGAATacaagcagcagctgcagcag GGAAACACATTGTTCACATGCTACGTGTGCGACCGCACATTTCTGTCATCTGAGGAACTGACGCAGCACCAGCCAACACACAGCAAGGATGACAAGCCCTTCAAATGTGTTCACTGCAAAGAGAGCTTTAAAACGTTCTCTGAA CTCACATCCCATAGAAGACAGGTGTGCCCAGAGAAACAGATGGTTTGTAAAGATTGCAATGAAACTTTCCGTAGTGCCGGACTGCTGCGTGCTCATCGCCTGACCCAGCATCCACGCCCAGATGTCGAGACTACAGAACAGCCAGAAGATTCTACAAAAACCCATCGCTGTAAGAAGTGCGGCCAGGGATTTGAAGCTGAGTCGGAGCTGATAGCACACCAGGAGAAATACCCCGAAGGTCAGCAGTGCAACGGCAGCGCTTCATCTGTCAAGAAACGCGGACGGCCTGCCAAGGCTGAAGACCCTGCAGGTGCTGAGAAAAAGGGAAAGcggaaaaagaaagaggaagcagACATTCCCGAGGAGACCGTGAAGGCCGGCAGCACATCAGACGTGACGGCAACCCCAGCGGAAGAAAAAGGGAAAGCAGGCGGAGCAAAGCGTGGCCGTCCCTCGAAGGTGACAGCAAAGTCAGAAACGGAAGATAAAACTCCCGAGGACGAGAGTCAGGCTTCAGCAAAGGAGAAGAAACCTAAAGCAGAGCCGACCCCACCCCGTCAGCACCCGTGCCCCGAGTGCGACCTCACATTCCCCGGCTTGATTCAGCTCCGTGCTCACAAGAAGGAGAAGCACGCCCCACGGAAAGCCCACCCCTGCGAAGAATGTGAAGAGAGCTTTGCCCGTCCAGAGCAGCTGGATGCCCACATGTCCCGGGCGCACGCCGTGGGCCGATTTGCCTGTCCGACCTGCGGGAAGAGCTTTGGCCGAGAGCGCACATTGAAAGCTCACCAGAAAAGCCACCCAGAGGAAAAGCCTGAAAACACAAGTGGAAAAAGATAA
- the si:ch211-79k12.2 gene encoding zinc finger protein 497 isoform X1, which produces MQPLHSCFVYLLQHGQCSWMEMHQFLGDLITSGNSSKNPPDVLNAAWGVAGGGAADGALGFKATSLEPLRPVQEKTGAGASQRARETRDRREALDLHHACTCPGCPFSSPPPSFETLTSRQPLSLPTHSETVSHPKDLSIAGPVSLSMCLPDSTLPSSTTTTSELETSLPSRSQNEDVDRGTQSQNQNSDVPPSRASLSHLSMFPHLCCHPGLQTCTQTLGRQEGTDSPFSHTHAHHHFHHHHCPLTSCLPCPQLAHSHSARLSSAFPCLSCPHSFHACNQVCHRQHRQAQQQGERGRTSTTLLSSLHPCMHCSASFSRPSQLLQHQRSEHAHKPAGFICTECGRAFNSHSNLRIHLNVHTGARPYSCSDCGKSFSQSGALKIHRRIHTGEKPYSCGFCGRGFPHLAGVRAHQRTHTGEKPYRCTQCGKCFTQSGALKIHTRIHTGERPFICSICGKGFSNRSGIRFHYRTVHGLAPEVTGETGGVYRGPAGRACQPGRPRTTPPTGAVLNAPNSPGIDSHAAPNTRDSSDLIASHPTSTPISGNEGTSQPEGAREGLPYACEDCGLRFKDAPSRNRHQSLVHYSHEGREEEGQREEFSTDAESERE; this is translated from the exons ATGCAGCCTCTGCACTCATGCTTTGTGTACCTTTTGCAGCATGGTCAGTGCTCCTGGATGGAGATGCATCAGTTCCTCGGTGACCTTATCACATCTGGAAACTCCTCAAAAAATCCGCCAGATGTGCTTAATGCAGCATGGGGCGTGGCAGGCGGTGGTGCTGCTGATGGTGCTCTTGGGTTCAAAGCTACATCGCTTGAGCCACTTAGACCTGTTCAGGAAAAGACGGGTGCAGGGGCATCACAGAGGGCGAGAGAGACCAGAGACCGGAGAGAAG CTTTAGATCTGCATCATGCCTGCACCTGCCCTGGCTGCCCTTTCTCCAGTCCCCCTCCTTCATTTGAGACCCTAACATCCAGACAGCCTCTGTCCTTGCCAACACACTCAGAGACCGTATCCCACCCAAAAGATCTCAGTATTGCTGGTCCAGTGAGCCTTAGCATGTGTTTACCAGACTCCACCTTACCCAGCAGCACCACCACTACATCTGAGCTAGAGACCAGCCTGCCCAGCCGATCACAGAACGAGGATGTAGACAGAGGGACTCAGAGCCAGAACCAAAACTCTGATGTGCCTCCTTCAAGAGCGTCTTTGTCCCATCTTTCCATGTTTCCCCACTTGTGCTGTCACCCCGGCCTGCAAACCTGTACCCAGACACTAGGCCGCCAGGAGGGCACAGACTCCCCCTTTTCTCACACCCACGCTCACCATCACTTTCACCACCACCACTGCCCTTTAACGTCCTGTTTACCCTGCCCCCAGCTCGCCCACTCGCACTCTGCTCGGCTCTCCAGTGCTTTTCCGTGCTTGTCTTGCCCTCACTCCTTTCATGCCTGTAATCAGGTGTGCCACCGCCAGCACAGGCAAGCACAGCAGCAGGGGGAGAGGGGCAGGACTTCTACAACCTTGCTGTCGTCACTGCATCCCTGCATGCACTGCTCCGCCTCATTTTCTAGACCGTCCCAGCTGCTACAACACCAGCGCTCCGAGCATGCCCACAAACCAGCCGGGTTCATTTGCACAGAGTGCGGCAGGGCCTTCAATTCACACAGCAACCTCCGCATACACCTCAATGTGCACACCGGTGCACGGCCCTACTCCTGCTCCGACTGTGGGAAAAGTTTCAGTCAGTCTGGAGCACTGAAGATCCACAGGCGGATTCACACGGGTGAAAAGCCATATTCATGTGGCTTCTGTGGCAGAGGTTTCCCCCATCTGGCAGGGGTGCGTGCCCACCAGAGGACGCACACAGGAGAGAAGCCCTACCGCTGCACCCAGTGTGGCAAGTGTTTCACCCAGTCTGGAGCGCTAAAGATCCACACTCGCATCCACACAGGGGAGAGACCCTTTATCTGCAGCATCTGTGGGAAGGGCTTTTCCAACCGCTCCGGGATCCGTTTCCACTACCGCACAGTCCACGGGCTGGCTCCTGAGGTCACAGGGGAGACCGGAGGCGTGTACCGAGGACCCGCAGGTCGTGCTTGTCAGCCCGGGCGCCCCAGAACTACACCCCCAACCGGCGCCGTGTTAAATGCACCCAACAGTCCAGGTATTGACTCACACGCAGCACCGAATACTCGAGATTCCTCAGATTTAATTGCTTCTCATCCCACCTCTACACCGATCAGTGGGAATGAGGGCACATCTCAGCCAGAAGGAGCAAGAGAGGGGCTGCCGTATGCATGCGAAGACTGCGGCCTGCGCTTTAAAGACGCGCCATCCAGGAACAGACACCAGTCTCTGGTGCATTACTCCCATGagggaagagaggaggaggggcaGAGGGAAGAGTTCAGCACAGATGCTGAAAGTGAAAGAGAGTGA
- the wu:fe05a04 gene encoding histone-lysine N-methyltransferase PRDM9 isoform X1, translating to MLLFISYKLDVSYVSICIDVFFVKLASREKAVKTTLDFIGSCQPPVMSIEYTIDIQLTELGFPDILQPEEALVRQTPCRSTSSDGSISPSHSPTSLPTKHKPKRLLRGGKVVGTAGQTSDTKETTVASGPSKRTEMLNCKRLNPTTKRLQDKQSGSETGLAEPSAPTVMSDPTALQETTDIPPVIAEQEGGGGDGGGGGQRPDVDMAEGELTEVQEDDSDDSEVSEVYEEEEVDEEEEDEELSSESSQSGDYRCSVCQQHLPSKFKLQDHMNLHTGARPYCCAECGKRFCQIYNYRIHLRTHAQTKVDRLQCRVCLMGFASQEDLNDHLSKTHLEDEFYECDLCKRVFTSLKACEYHVQLHKCMLNVVCEVCGRNFSSPKSLARHRRKKCHRNFKCTDCTKVFTKKNALLKHSFSHLGLLPYTCIRCRCHFRLAKLYRQHKCEPERIHCVACLREFLSQEDFQQHKKDTGCWGNQEPSEKTNEIRCLECGERFDSSEELKKHAGAHQRVLKCAECGKGFRSALLLMSHMGGHAGQSPCLCQSCGLGFPHQQNYDSHLKTCGQTPQSTSATKKRVSSSALERKKHSATPDSSNTANAVTVPAVVLNNPAPPVEDTSNPGHMTEGVSTGTRPSDGLWKLTLDKQPPAGVNLVLFVPVCPTQANGLPLPSAIPQTLPITAMQALPEGPLAVGAALGATINAPLDLLTGVKQDPEAPLDLSKKSAVTYLPVKSEPEEFEISGQAVDAERQEFENHHSKVTAKTTSIKTAPTGLIVDIKKEPQTSGCDLWSSESNQLTDYKLEKEIKIEVNILSADKEK from the exons ATGCTTTTGTTTATATCGTACAAATTAGACGTGTCATATGTTTCGATATGtatagatgttttttttgtaaagctaGCATCGAGAGAAAAGGCTGTAAAAACCACGCTTGACTTCATCGGCTCCTGCCAG CCTCCAGTCATGTCCATTGAATACACCATTGATATCCAGCTGACAGAGTTGGGATTTCCGGACATACTGCAGCCGGAGGAGGCTTTGGTCAGACAAACACCGTGTCGCTCCACATCATCTGATGGCTCCATCTCACCCAGTCACTCTCCCACTTCACTTCCAACCAAACATAAACCGAAACGGCTGCTCAGAGGTGGCAAAGTAGTAGGTACAGCAGGACAGACCTCAGACACCAAAGAAACCACAGTGGCCTCTGGGCCATCCAAACGGACTGAGATGTTGAACTGTAAACGGCTGAATCCCACAACAAAAAGGCTGCAAGACAAACAAAGTGGCAGCGAGACAGGGCTAGCTGAGCCATCAGCACCCACAGTAATGAGTGATCCCACTGCTTTACAAGAAACCACAGACATTCCCCCGGTGATCGCTGAACAGGAAGGAGGGGGTGGtgatggaggtggaggagggcaGAGACCTGATGTAGACATGGCTGAGGGTGAATTGACGGAAGTGCAGGAGGATGACTCGGATGACAGTGAAGTGTCAGAGGTGTACGAGGAGGAAGAGGttgatgaggaagaggaggatgaggagctAAGCAGTG AGTCGAGTCAGTCAGGTGACTACAGGTGCAGCGTGTGTCAACAGCATCTGCCCTCCAAGTTCAAGCTCCAGGATCACATGAACCTCCACACAGGAGCACGCCCGTACTGCTGTGCAGAGTGTGGGAAGCGCTTCTGCCAGATATACAACTATCGCATCCACCTGCGCACACACGCGCAGACCAAAGTGGATCGTCTCCAGTGCCGGGTCTGTTTGATGGGCTTTGCGTCGCAGGAAGATCTGAACGACCACCTGTCAAAAACTCACTTGGAGGATGAGTTCTACGAGTGTGACCTGTGCAAGCGTGTGTTCACGTCCTTAAAGGCATGTGAATATCACGTGCAGCTGCATAAGTGTATGCTGAATGTTGTGTGCGAAGTGTGTGGCCGCAACTTCTCATCACCGAAATCCCTGGCGCGCCACCGGAGGAAGAAGTGCCACCGCAATTTTAAATGCACAGACTGCACAAAGGTGTTTACCAAGAAGAACGCGCTCCTAAAACACAGTTTCTCCCATCTGGGTTTGTTGCCTTACACATGTATACGGTGTCGCTGCCACTTCCGATTGGCTAAGCTGTACCGCCAACACAAATGTGAACCCGAACGCATTCACTGCGTGGCATGTCTGAGGGAGTTTCTCAGTCAGGAGGACTTCCAGCAGCACAAAAAGGACACGGGCTGCTGGGGCAATCAGGAGCCGAGTGAGAAAACAAACGAGATCAGATGTTTGGAGTGCGGAGAGAGGTTCGACTCTTCAGAAGAGCTGAAGAAACACGCTGGAGCTCATCAGAGGGTGCTGAAGTGCGCTGAATGCGGGAAGGGGTTCCGGTCGGCCTTGCTGTTGATGTCCCACATGGGCGGCCATGCCGGGCAGTCACCCTGCCTTTGTCAGAGCTGTGGACTGGGCTTTCCCCACCAGCAGAACTACGACAGCCACCTTAAGACGTGTGGACAAACACCTCAGTCTACG AGTGCCACCAAGAAACGTGTGTCCAGCTCTGCACTGGAGAGAAAAAAGCACAGCGCTACACCAGACTCATCAAACACAGCAAATGCAGTCACTGTGCCCGCTGTTGTTTTAAACAACCCTGCTCCACCAGTCGAGGATACTAGCAATCCAGGTCACATGACTGAGGGTGTCTCTACTGGCACTCGTCCATCAGACGGGTTGTGGAAGCTAACTCTTGACAAACAGCCGCCTGCTGGTGTCAATCTTGTCTTGTTCGTTCCTGTTTGTCCAACACAAGCCAACGGGCTCCCGCTCCCATCTGCAATCCCTCAGACACTACCCATCACAGCTATGCAAGCTCTGCCCGAGGGTCCGCTCGCAGTGGGTGCTGCTCTTGGAGCGACAATAAATGCCCCACTGGATCTGTTAACTGGGGTTAAACAGGATCCAGAAGCACCCTTGGATCTGTCTAAGAAGTCTGCAGTGACGtaccttcctgttaaaagtgaaCCAGAAGAATTTGAAATCTCAGGACAGGCTGTAGATGCTGAAAGGCAAGAATTCGAAAACCACCATAGCAAAGTGACTGCTAAAACAACCTCAATAAAGACAGCTCCCACAGGACTCATAGTGGATATAAAGAAAGAGCCTCAGACCTCTGGTTGCGATTTGTGGTCGTCCGAATCAAACCAACTGACAGACTACAAGCTAGAGAAAGAGATTAAGATTGAAGTTAACATTTTAAGTGCTGATAAGGAAAAATAA
- the wu:fe05a04 gene encoding zinc finger protein 668 isoform X2 encodes MSIEYTIDIQLTELGFPDILQPEEALVRQTPCRSTSSDGSISPSHSPTSLPTKHKPKRLLRGGKVVGTAGQTSDTKETTVASGPSKRTEMLNCKRLNPTTKRLQDKQSGSETGLAEPSAPTVMSDPTALQETTDIPPVIAEQEGGGGDGGGGGQRPDVDMAEGELTEVQEDDSDDSEVSEVYEEEEVDEEEEDEELSSESSQSGDYRCSVCQQHLPSKFKLQDHMNLHTGARPYCCAECGKRFCQIYNYRIHLRTHAQTKVDRLQCRVCLMGFASQEDLNDHLSKTHLEDEFYECDLCKRVFTSLKACEYHVQLHKCMLNVVCEVCGRNFSSPKSLARHRRKKCHRNFKCTDCTKVFTKKNALLKHSFSHLGLLPYTCIRCRCHFRLAKLYRQHKCEPERIHCVACLREFLSQEDFQQHKKDTGCWGNQEPSEKTNEIRCLECGERFDSSEELKKHAGAHQRVLKCAECGKGFRSALLLMSHMGGHAGQSPCLCQSCGLGFPHQQNYDSHLKTCGQTPQSTSATKKRVSSSALERKKHSATPDSSNTANAVTVPAVVLNNPAPPVEDTSNPGHMTEGVSTGTRPSDGLWKLTLDKQPPAGVNLVLFVPVCPTQANGLPLPSAIPQTLPITAMQALPEGPLAVGAALGATINAPLDLLTGVKQDPEAPLDLSKKSAVTYLPVKSEPEEFEISGQAVDAERQEFENHHSKVTAKTTSIKTAPTGLIVDIKKEPQTSGCDLWSSESNQLTDYKLEKEIKIEVNILSADKEK; translated from the exons ATGTCCATTGAATACACCATTGATATCCAGCTGACAGAGTTGGGATTTCCGGACATACTGCAGCCGGAGGAGGCTTTGGTCAGACAAACACCGTGTCGCTCCACATCATCTGATGGCTCCATCTCACCCAGTCACTCTCCCACTTCACTTCCAACCAAACATAAACCGAAACGGCTGCTCAGAGGTGGCAAAGTAGTAGGTACAGCAGGACAGACCTCAGACACCAAAGAAACCACAGTGGCCTCTGGGCCATCCAAACGGACTGAGATGTTGAACTGTAAACGGCTGAATCCCACAACAAAAAGGCTGCAAGACAAACAAAGTGGCAGCGAGACAGGGCTAGCTGAGCCATCAGCACCCACAGTAATGAGTGATCCCACTGCTTTACAAGAAACCACAGACATTCCCCCGGTGATCGCTGAACAGGAAGGAGGGGGTGGtgatggaggtggaggagggcaGAGACCTGATGTAGACATGGCTGAGGGTGAATTGACGGAAGTGCAGGAGGATGACTCGGATGACAGTGAAGTGTCAGAGGTGTACGAGGAGGAAGAGGttgatgaggaagaggaggatgaggagctAAGCAGTG AGTCGAGTCAGTCAGGTGACTACAGGTGCAGCGTGTGTCAACAGCATCTGCCCTCCAAGTTCAAGCTCCAGGATCACATGAACCTCCACACAGGAGCACGCCCGTACTGCTGTGCAGAGTGTGGGAAGCGCTTCTGCCAGATATACAACTATCGCATCCACCTGCGCACACACGCGCAGACCAAAGTGGATCGTCTCCAGTGCCGGGTCTGTTTGATGGGCTTTGCGTCGCAGGAAGATCTGAACGACCACCTGTCAAAAACTCACTTGGAGGATGAGTTCTACGAGTGTGACCTGTGCAAGCGTGTGTTCACGTCCTTAAAGGCATGTGAATATCACGTGCAGCTGCATAAGTGTATGCTGAATGTTGTGTGCGAAGTGTGTGGCCGCAACTTCTCATCACCGAAATCCCTGGCGCGCCACCGGAGGAAGAAGTGCCACCGCAATTTTAAATGCACAGACTGCACAAAGGTGTTTACCAAGAAGAACGCGCTCCTAAAACACAGTTTCTCCCATCTGGGTTTGTTGCCTTACACATGTATACGGTGTCGCTGCCACTTCCGATTGGCTAAGCTGTACCGCCAACACAAATGTGAACCCGAACGCATTCACTGCGTGGCATGTCTGAGGGAGTTTCTCAGTCAGGAGGACTTCCAGCAGCACAAAAAGGACACGGGCTGCTGGGGCAATCAGGAGCCGAGTGAGAAAACAAACGAGATCAGATGTTTGGAGTGCGGAGAGAGGTTCGACTCTTCAGAAGAGCTGAAGAAACACGCTGGAGCTCATCAGAGGGTGCTGAAGTGCGCTGAATGCGGGAAGGGGTTCCGGTCGGCCTTGCTGTTGATGTCCCACATGGGCGGCCATGCCGGGCAGTCACCCTGCCTTTGTCAGAGCTGTGGACTGGGCTTTCCCCACCAGCAGAACTACGACAGCCACCTTAAGACGTGTGGACAAACACCTCAGTCTACG AGTGCCACCAAGAAACGTGTGTCCAGCTCTGCACTGGAGAGAAAAAAGCACAGCGCTACACCAGACTCATCAAACACAGCAAATGCAGTCACTGTGCCCGCTGTTGTTTTAAACAACCCTGCTCCACCAGTCGAGGATACTAGCAATCCAGGTCACATGACTGAGGGTGTCTCTACTGGCACTCGTCCATCAGACGGGTTGTGGAAGCTAACTCTTGACAAACAGCCGCCTGCTGGTGTCAATCTTGTCTTGTTCGTTCCTGTTTGTCCAACACAAGCCAACGGGCTCCCGCTCCCATCTGCAATCCCTCAGACACTACCCATCACAGCTATGCAAGCTCTGCCCGAGGGTCCGCTCGCAGTGGGTGCTGCTCTTGGAGCGACAATAAATGCCCCACTGGATCTGTTAACTGGGGTTAAACAGGATCCAGAAGCACCCTTGGATCTGTCTAAGAAGTCTGCAGTGACGtaccttcctgttaaaagtgaaCCAGAAGAATTTGAAATCTCAGGACAGGCTGTAGATGCTGAAAGGCAAGAATTCGAAAACCACCATAGCAAAGTGACTGCTAAAACAACCTCAATAAAGACAGCTCCCACAGGACTCATAGTGGATATAAAGAAAGAGCCTCAGACCTCTGGTTGCGATTTGTGGTCGTCCGAATCAAACCAACTGACAGACTACAAGCTAGAGAAAGAGATTAAGATTGAAGTTAACATTTTAAGTGCTGATAAGGAAAAATAA
- the si:ch211-79k12.2 gene encoding zinc finger protein 497 isoform X2, with product MDKDKCSDIHGQCSWMEMHQFLGDLITSGNSSKNPPDVLNAAWGVAGGGAADGALGFKATSLEPLRPVQEKTGAGASQRARETRDRREALDLHHACTCPGCPFSSPPPSFETLTSRQPLSLPTHSETVSHPKDLSIAGPVSLSMCLPDSTLPSSTTTTSELETSLPSRSQNEDVDRGTQSQNQNSDVPPSRASLSHLSMFPHLCCHPGLQTCTQTLGRQEGTDSPFSHTHAHHHFHHHHCPLTSCLPCPQLAHSHSARLSSAFPCLSCPHSFHACNQVCHRQHRQAQQQGERGRTSTTLLSSLHPCMHCSASFSRPSQLLQHQRSEHAHKPAGFICTECGRAFNSHSNLRIHLNVHTGARPYSCSDCGKSFSQSGALKIHRRIHTGEKPYSCGFCGRGFPHLAGVRAHQRTHTGEKPYRCTQCGKCFTQSGALKIHTRIHTGERPFICSICGKGFSNRSGIRFHYRTVHGLAPEVTGETGGVYRGPAGRACQPGRPRTTPPTGAVLNAPNSPGIDSHAAPNTRDSSDLIASHPTSTPISGNEGTSQPEGAREGLPYACEDCGLRFKDAPSRNRHQSLVHYSHEGREEEGQREEFSTDAESERE from the exons ATGGACAAAGACAAGTGTAGCGATATT CATGGTCAGTGCTCCTGGATGGAGATGCATCAGTTCCTCGGTGACCTTATCACATCTGGAAACTCCTCAAAAAATCCGCCAGATGTGCTTAATGCAGCATGGGGCGTGGCAGGCGGTGGTGCTGCTGATGGTGCTCTTGGGTTCAAAGCTACATCGCTTGAGCCACTTAGACCTGTTCAGGAAAAGACGGGTGCAGGGGCATCACAGAGGGCGAGAGAGACCAGAGACCGGAGAGAAG CTTTAGATCTGCATCATGCCTGCACCTGCCCTGGCTGCCCTTTCTCCAGTCCCCCTCCTTCATTTGAGACCCTAACATCCAGACAGCCTCTGTCCTTGCCAACACACTCAGAGACCGTATCCCACCCAAAAGATCTCAGTATTGCTGGTCCAGTGAGCCTTAGCATGTGTTTACCAGACTCCACCTTACCCAGCAGCACCACCACTACATCTGAGCTAGAGACCAGCCTGCCCAGCCGATCACAGAACGAGGATGTAGACAGAGGGACTCAGAGCCAGAACCAAAACTCTGATGTGCCTCCTTCAAGAGCGTCTTTGTCCCATCTTTCCATGTTTCCCCACTTGTGCTGTCACCCCGGCCTGCAAACCTGTACCCAGACACTAGGCCGCCAGGAGGGCACAGACTCCCCCTTTTCTCACACCCACGCTCACCATCACTTTCACCACCACCACTGCCCTTTAACGTCCTGTTTACCCTGCCCCCAGCTCGCCCACTCGCACTCTGCTCGGCTCTCCAGTGCTTTTCCGTGCTTGTCTTGCCCTCACTCCTTTCATGCCTGTAATCAGGTGTGCCACCGCCAGCACAGGCAAGCACAGCAGCAGGGGGAGAGGGGCAGGACTTCTACAACCTTGCTGTCGTCACTGCATCCCTGCATGCACTGCTCCGCCTCATTTTCTAGACCGTCCCAGCTGCTACAACACCAGCGCTCCGAGCATGCCCACAAACCAGCCGGGTTCATTTGCACAGAGTGCGGCAGGGCCTTCAATTCACACAGCAACCTCCGCATACACCTCAATGTGCACACCGGTGCACGGCCCTACTCCTGCTCCGACTGTGGGAAAAGTTTCAGTCAGTCTGGAGCACTGAAGATCCACAGGCGGATTCACACGGGTGAAAAGCCATATTCATGTGGCTTCTGTGGCAGAGGTTTCCCCCATCTGGCAGGGGTGCGTGCCCACCAGAGGACGCACACAGGAGAGAAGCCCTACCGCTGCACCCAGTGTGGCAAGTGTTTCACCCAGTCTGGAGCGCTAAAGATCCACACTCGCATCCACACAGGGGAGAGACCCTTTATCTGCAGCATCTGTGGGAAGGGCTTTTCCAACCGCTCCGGGATCCGTTTCCACTACCGCACAGTCCACGGGCTGGCTCCTGAGGTCACAGGGGAGACCGGAGGCGTGTACCGAGGACCCGCAGGTCGTGCTTGTCAGCCCGGGCGCCCCAGAACTACACCCCCAACCGGCGCCGTGTTAAATGCACCCAACAGTCCAGGTATTGACTCACACGCAGCACCGAATACTCGAGATTCCTCAGATTTAATTGCTTCTCATCCCACCTCTACACCGATCAGTGGGAATGAGGGCACATCTCAGCCAGAAGGAGCAAGAGAGGGGCTGCCGTATGCATGCGAAGACTGCGGCCTGCGCTTTAAAGACGCGCCATCCAGGAACAGACACCAGTCTCTGGTGCATTACTCCCATGagggaagagaggaggaggggcaGAGGGAAGAGTTCAGCACAGATGCTGAAAGTGAAAGAGAGTGA